A single genomic interval of Pseudomonas sp. FeN3W harbors:
- a CDS encoding recombinase family protein, producing the protein MPTAFSYVRFSSAKQARGSSLERQQTMVAQWLASHPDYTLSLTSFEDLGRSGWKGEHLENGFGKLLAAVEAGVIQPGDCILVEAIDRTGRLEPLEMLPLLGRIVQAGVMIVTLDDGLTYDQKSANSNHLFLLVAKVQQAYNYSEALSRRINAAYDRRRRAAKEGKAVKRHTPMWIDKEGKLIESVAPLVRQAFEDYAAGLGERRICRRLRESGHELLQTINGTTVKRWLTNTTAIGNWGEIPNVYEPVVPKELFYRVQEQLSRNKDQKRSAPTAYLLTGLVKCGHCGRNFNVKKHPNTGATMQCTSRARLTLDGCSNSKSIPKQLLEHIRVKTSLPYVERALAGQLLTEHQKRKIEIEGELEDLSKRIGNLANTIAAIGLVPEIQEQLEQLQAQRKQLQDERLILDRSTDEAVSTNTIINVERDYLANDPIKLNALLQQAEYSITCFSNGEIWVSGDEHLNRPWFRRHLQAS; encoded by the coding sequence ATGCCCACTGCATTCTCATACGTCCGTTTTTCTTCAGCCAAGCAAGCGCGGGGGTCGAGCCTTGAACGCCAACAAACAATGGTGGCTCAGTGGCTGGCATCCCATCCTGATTACACTCTCAGCCTCACGAGCTTTGAAGACCTGGGGCGCAGTGGTTGGAAGGGCGAACACCTTGAGAATGGATTCGGCAAACTCTTGGCCGCTGTTGAGGCAGGAGTGATCCAGCCGGGGGACTGCATTCTTGTCGAGGCTATCGACCGCACCGGGCGACTTGAACCATTAGAGATGCTTCCTCTATTAGGAAGGATCGTTCAGGCAGGGGTGATGATCGTCACGCTCGACGATGGGCTGACATACGATCAGAAGTCAGCGAACAGCAATCACTTGTTCCTACTCGTGGCGAAGGTGCAGCAGGCATATAACTATAGTGAGGCGCTGTCCCGTCGAATCAATGCCGCGTATGACCGTAGGAGGCGAGCAGCTAAGGAAGGTAAGGCTGTAAAGCGTCACACGCCGATGTGGATCGACAAGGAAGGAAAGCTAATCGAATCCGTTGCACCGCTTGTAAGGCAGGCATTCGAGGACTATGCGGCAGGGTTGGGCGAGCGGCGTATCTGTCGCCGGTTGCGTGAGTCAGGACACGAGCTGCTGCAAACCATCAATGGCACCACTGTTAAAAGGTGGCTGACGAACACCACGGCGATTGGCAATTGGGGCGAGATTCCAAACGTCTATGAACCAGTTGTACCGAAGGAGCTGTTCTACCGTGTGCAGGAGCAGCTAAGCCGCAACAAGGATCAGAAGCGTAGCGCACCAACAGCGTACCTCCTGACTGGCCTAGTCAAATGTGGACATTGCGGGCGTAACTTCAACGTCAAGAAGCACCCCAATACCGGAGCCACAATGCAATGCACAAGCCGGGCGCGTCTGACGCTGGACGGGTGCAGCAATTCTAAATCCATCCCTAAGCAGCTTCTCGAACACATCCGTGTGAAAACTTCTCTACCGTATGTGGAACGTGCGTTGGCAGGCCAGTTGCTCACTGAACACCAGAAACGAAAGATCGAGATAGAAGGCGAGCTTGAAGACCTGTCCAAGAGGATCGGAAACCTTGCTAACACCATCGCAGCAATCGGGCTGGTGCCAGAGATACAAGAACAGCTCGAACAGCTACAGGCGCAGAGAAAGCAGCTACAAGACGAACGCCTGATCCTTGATCGCTCTACTGATGAAGCCGTGTCCACCAATACGATCATCAACGTGGAGCGTGACTATCTGGCAAACGATCCAATCAAGCTCAACGCATTGCTTCAGCAGGCGGAATATTCCATCACCTGCTTTTCTAATGGGGAAATTTGGGTGAGTGGGGATGAGCACCTGAATCGCCCCTGGTTTCGTAGACACCTCCAAGCCTCATAA
- a CDS encoding lipid A biosynthesis lauroyl acyltransferase, with product MDRPQFRAYFLHPRFWPLWLGLGMLWLLVQLPYSVLLKLGRGLGALMFRFAGSRRYIARRNLELCFPELSQEQRERLLRENFASNGIAFFEMAMSWWWPQARLQRLARIEGLEHLQQAQAAGQGVILMALHFTTLEIGAALLGQRHTIDGMYREHKNPLFDFVQRRGRERHNRDASAIEREDVRAMLKVLRAGRAIWYAPDQDYGRKQSLFVPLFGIQAATVTATTKFARLGRARVVPFTQERLADGSGYRLVIHPPLQDFPGESEEADCLRINQWVEEAVSALPEQYLWAHRRFKTRPAGEPGLYRKRKTRSVV from the coding sequence ATGGATCGTCCTCAGTTTCGTGCGTACTTCCTGCACCCGCGCTTCTGGCCGCTGTGGCTGGGCCTGGGCATGCTGTGGCTGCTGGTCCAGTTGCCATATTCGGTTCTGTTGAAACTGGGGCGCGGGCTCGGTGCACTGATGTTTCGCTTCGCCGGTTCGCGTCGCTACATCGCCCGGCGCAATCTGGAGCTGTGTTTTCCAGAACTCAGCCAAGAGCAACGCGAACGTCTGCTGCGGGAGAATTTCGCCTCCAACGGCATTGCCTTCTTCGAAATGGCCATGAGCTGGTGGTGGCCGCAGGCTCGCCTGCAGCGCCTGGCCAGGATAGAGGGCCTCGAGCATCTGCAGCAGGCCCAGGCTGCAGGTCAGGGCGTGATCCTGATGGCGTTGCACTTCACCACGCTGGAGATCGGCGCCGCGCTGCTCGGCCAGCGCCACACCATCGATGGCATGTATCGCGAGCACAAGAATCCGCTTTTCGACTTCGTCCAGCGTCGCGGGCGCGAACGGCACAACCGTGATGCGAGTGCCATCGAGCGCGAGGATGTGCGGGCGATGCTCAAGGTGCTGCGCGCCGGGCGCGCCATCTGGTACGCACCGGACCAGGACTATGGGCGCAAACAGAGCCTGTTCGTGCCGCTGTTCGGCATCCAGGCGGCGACCGTCACCGCCACGACCAAGTTCGCCCGGCTGGGCAGGGCGCGGGTCGTACCGTTCACCCAGGAGCGCCTGGCGGACGGTTCGGGGTATCGACTGGTGATCCATCCGCCGCTTCAGGACTTCCCGGGTGAAAGTGAAGAGGCGGACTGTCTGCGGATCAATCAGTGGGTGGAAGAAGCCGTCAGTGCGTTGCCCGAGCAGTACCTCTGGGCTCATCGCCGTTTCAAGACCCGCCCGGCAGGCGAACCCGGTCTGTATAGAAAGAGGAAGACGCGTTCGGTCGTCTAG
- a CDS encoding DUF5906 domain-containing protein, whose amino-acid sequence MTTAAPITNNNSNAIEAVKSRFVRVPSNNTYPRFRDLITNTDQADAGILVDFYHKSGGRDSEVKEAYLLACLPWAYGEGFKPNAGPVLDGGLINLWQPSKVQPSGVKITKEQVAPFIEFLERWFPDQLERHYFGWWLSHTVRRPDVRIIGTPVLRSEHGVGKGFLVETLLSGLLGRSSVAVCGLKDVVGDFNDVVEGKTLLLVDEVYKSRKSTTDALKSFQGNATIPLHRKHKPTITIENYLNFIITSNDHLPLVLEKGDRRFWIPAFIRRRRQKLSATPDLSGTVLPLCLIPNSALKSAPPFKSVVPKASACAGLPA is encoded by the coding sequence ATGACCACAGCAGCACCGATCACCAATAACAACAGCAACGCAATTGAAGCAGTAAAGTCCCGATTCGTTCGTGTGCCAAGTAACAACACTTACCCACGCTTCCGCGATCTTATTACTAACACAGATCAGGCGGACGCCGGGATTCTCGTTGATTTCTATCACAAGTCAGGCGGCAGGGACTCAGAAGTAAAAGAAGCGTATTTGCTCGCCTGCCTTCCTTGGGCTTATGGCGAAGGATTCAAGCCTAATGCTGGTCCTGTGCTGGATGGTGGTTTAATCAACCTTTGGCAACCCTCTAAGGTGCAACCATCTGGGGTAAAGATCACGAAGGAACAAGTGGCCCCGTTCATTGAGTTTCTGGAGCGCTGGTTTCCCGATCAACTGGAGCGACATTACTTCGGCTGGTGGCTGTCCCACACTGTCCGCCGCCCTGATGTGCGAATCATTGGAACCCCTGTTCTGCGATCAGAGCACGGCGTCGGTAAAGGCTTCTTAGTGGAAACCCTGCTGTCTGGCCTGCTGGGACGATCATCTGTCGCTGTATGCGGCCTGAAGGACGTTGTGGGGGATTTCAACGATGTTGTAGAGGGTAAAACGCTGCTGTTGGTGGATGAGGTATACAAGTCACGCAAGTCAACAACCGACGCGCTAAAGAGCTTCCAGGGTAACGCCACAATCCCGCTGCACCGCAAGCACAAGCCAACCATCACAATTGAAAATTATCTGAACTTCATCATCACCAGTAACGATCATTTGCCGTTGGTGCTGGAAAAAGGCGACCGCCGATTCTGGATTCCTGCCTTTATTCGTCGGCGGCGGCAAAAACTGAGTGCAACACCTGACCTTTCCGGTACGGTGCTGCCCCTATGTCTTATACCGAACTCAGCGTTGAAGAGCGCGCCACCATTCAAATCGGTCGTACCCAAGGCTTCAGCCTGCGCAGGATTGCCTGCTTGA
- a CDS encoding IS30-like element ISPsp7 family transposase, with the protein MSYTELSVEERATIQIGRTQGFSLRRIACLINRSPSTISRELRRNRGACGGYSARLAQQQMQARRQVCRPMRKLLPGSERFELVTHMLRERLSPEQIAGKLRSMNIPNLRDAYVCRETIYNAIYALPVGELRKELIICLRQGKTTRRPRSGGVDRRGQIPEMVSIHVRPPEIEDRLMPGHWEGDLIKGKANASSVGTLVERTSGYLMLVKMNDATATSALEGFSAALNSMPLEMRKSMTYDQGREMARHAEITQRTGVAIYFCDPHSPWQRGSNENINGLIRQYLPKGTDLSVHSQEELDAIALQLNMRPRKRFDFKCPIEVMGEVMQNAMAMRHDAPVSIQ; encoded by the coding sequence ATGTCTTATACCGAACTCAGCGTTGAAGAGCGCGCCACCATTCAAATCGGTCGTACCCAAGGCTTCAGCCTGCGCAGGATTGCCTGCTTGATCAACCGATCCCCTTCGACCATCAGCCGTGAGCTGCGCCGTAACCGAGGTGCTTGCGGTGGCTACTCGGCCCGCCTGGCCCAGCAGCAAATGCAGGCCCGCCGCCAGGTTTGTCGACCGATGCGAAAACTGTTGCCGGGTAGCGAGCGCTTCGAACTGGTGACCCATATGCTGCGTGAGCGTTTGTCTCCCGAGCAGATTGCCGGCAAGCTGCGCAGCATGAACATACCCAACCTGCGAGATGCCTACGTCTGTCGCGAGACGATCTACAACGCGATCTATGCCCTGCCAGTGGGTGAGCTGCGTAAGGAGCTGATCATCTGTCTGCGCCAAGGCAAGACGACGCGCCGGCCGCGCTCTGGTGGCGTGGATCGGCGCGGCCAGATCCCCGAGATGGTCAGTATTCATGTGCGCCCGCCGGAGATTGAAGACAGGCTGATGCCGGGGCATTGGGAAGGCGACCTCATCAAGGGTAAGGCCAACGCCTCGTCCGTCGGTACGCTGGTGGAACGCACCAGTGGCTACCTGATGTTGGTGAAGATGAACGACGCGACGGCGACTTCGGCGCTGGAAGGCTTCAGCGCCGCGCTCAATAGCATGCCGCTGGAGATGCGCAAGAGCATGACTTACGACCAGGGCCGGGAGATGGCGCGACACGCCGAGATCACCCAAAGAACCGGCGTGGCGATCTACTTCTGCGACCCGCACAGCCCCTGGCAGCGCGGCAGCAACGAAAACATCAACGGCCTGATTCGCCAGTACTTGCCCAAGGGCACAGACCTGTCGGTACATAGCCAGGAGGAGCTGGACGCCATTGCGCTGCAACTGAACATGCGACCGCGCAAGCGCTTCGACTTCAAATGCCCCATCGAGGTGATGGGAGAGGTCATGCAAAATGCCATGGCAATGCGGCATGATGCTCCGGTTTCAATTCAATAA
- a CDS encoding IS3 family transposase (programmed frameshift) has product MSNQRYPEEFKIEAVKQVTERGLRVADVAERLGVSAHSLYAWVKRYSKPQAQRQQVDDQQAELRRLRAELKRVTEERDIPKKGRRVLCQGVRLKYAVISKLSVEYPVRRLCQTLQVHPSGYYAWLAEPKSAREKEDQRLLGLIKHAWLESGGVYGYRKIHDDLRELGESCGRHRVARLMRVEGLRSQTGYRRRPGYYGGKPTVASPNRLERQFKVSEPNKVWVTDITYIRTYEGWLYLAVVLDLFSRQVIGWSMKPRMCSDLAIDALLMAVWRRKPRQEVMIHSDQGSQFSSSDWQSFLKANNLISSMSRRGNCHDNAVAESFFQLLKRERIRRKTYGTREEARSDVFDYIEMFYNPKRRHSSAMQLSPVEFEKRYFQSLESV; this is encoded by the exons ATGAGCAACCAGCGTTACCCCGAAGAATTCAAGATCGAAGCGGTCAAGCAAGTCACCGAGCGCGGTTTGCGCGTTGCCGATGTGGCGGAGCGTCTAGGCGTGTCCGCGCACAGCCTGTACGCCTGGGTAAAGCGCTACAGCAAGCCCCAAGCACAGCGGCAGCAGGTAGATGATCAACAGGCCGAGCTGCGTCGCTTGCGCGCGGAACTCAAGCGGGTGACCGAAGAGCGAGACATCC CTAAAAAAGGCCGCCGCGTACTTTGCCAAGGAGTCCGGCTGAAGTACGCCGTCATCAGCAAGCTGTCGGTGGAGTACCCGGTACGGCGTCTCTGCCAGACCCTCCAGGTACATCCCAGCGGTTACTACGCCTGGCTGGCCGAGCCGAAATCCGCACGCGAGAAGGAAGATCAGCGCCTGCTCGGATTGATCAAGCATGCCTGGCTGGAAAGCGGCGGGGTCTACGGCTACCGCAAGATCCACGACGACCTGCGTGAGCTGGGCGAGTCCTGTGGCCGGCACCGCGTGGCTCGCCTGATGCGGGTGGAGGGGCTGCGTTCGCAGACCGGTTATCGTCGGCGCCCCGGCTATTACGGCGGTAAGCCGACGGTGGCTTCGCCCAACCGCCTGGAGCGGCAGTTCAAGGTCAGCGAGCCGAACAAGGTCTGGGTCACCGACATCACCTACATCCGCACCTATGAGGGCTGGTTGTACTTGGCGGTGGTGCTGGATCTGTTTTCGCGCCAGGTGATCGGCTGGTCGATGAAACCACGGATGTGCAGCGACCTGGCCATCGATGCGTTGTTGATGGCGGTCTGGCGGCGCAAGCCCAGGCAGGAGGTGATGATCCACTCCGACCAGGGCAGCCAGTTCAGCAGCTCGGACTGGCAGAGCTTCCTAAAGGCCAACAACCTAATCAGCAGCATGAGTCGACGCGGTAACTGTCACGACAACGCGGTCGCGGAAAGCTTTTTCCAGTTGCTGAAGCGGGAGCGCATCCGACGGAAAACCTACGGCACTCGCGAAGAAGCCCGCAGTGATGTGTTCGATTACATCGAGATGTTCTATAACCCCAAGCGCCGGCACAGCAGCGCTATGCAGCTGTCGCCAGTGGAGTTTGAAAAGCGTTATTTCCAGAGCTTGGAGAGTGTCTAG